The Calditrichota bacterium nucleotide sequence AAGAAAAAGGCAAACCGCAAAGGGCGCTGAGGATGCGCAAAGCCCGCCAAGCAGATACCAGGGGACCAGGCACCGGTCGTCGAGCAGTGCGGCACACCGGCCCCTGAGCGTAGTCGAAGGGGGCGCGGAATCCCGGTCGTTGAGTAATCTGAAAGATTTTTCGGCTCTACAGGGGGCAAACACGGAAAAACAGGATTAAACAAATATTGGGGCGATTCATGGGGTCGATTCGTGAATCGCCCCTACTCTCATTCGTGCATTCGCGGCTTATTTAAAAAATTCACCGCAAAGACGCTGGGGCGCAAAGGGAAAATTCCAAACCACAAATCCCAATTTCCAAATAAATTCCAAAATTCAATTCTCAATGGCCAAAACAGAATAATTTGCAAACAACACCGCAGGTGTTGAACATGTGTAGAAAATATAATCCAAAAAATTCCCAAACAACCCCGAACGGGGTTGAACCGTTCAAATCATTAACCTTGCGAAGATTTTTTTAATATGCGGTGTTTGTACTCAAACATAAATAGTATTCTTCAACGATGTAATTTTGTGGGACCATAACCTTCGCAAGGTTTCTTTTTAAAATGAGCATTTCGTGGGGTCGATTCGTGAATTGCCCCTACGATCATTCGCGCATTCGCGGCCTAATAAAAAAAATCACCGCAAAGACGCAGACGTGCCGAGATAAATGTCCAAATAACAAATGTAAAAATTTTTCAACATTTTTCAAATTTTACTTGACAAGTCCATTTTTTTATCCTATCTTCAAAAGTAAGTAAACATTTACTTTCATCCAATTGAAAGAAATTGTATGTTCACCAAAAGACAAAAAGACATTATTCAATCAGCCATTGAATTGATTGCCCAGGAAGGCATTCAAAAACTTACCATTAAGAATCTGTCGGCCAAAGTGGGCGTGACGGAGGGAGCGATTTACCGGCATTTCACCAGCAAACTGGAAATCTTGTTGGGAATTCTCTCGCTGTTTGAAAAAAGTACCGCCGAGCTAATTGGTGTTATTAAAAAGAGCCCGGCCGATCCACTGAAACAATTGGAAATGCTTTTTAAAGAACATTTTTTACAATTCAAACAAAACCCGGCGGTGGCGTCGGTCATTTTTTCGGAAGAACTCTTTCTCAACGAACGCCAGCTTTCGGAAAAGGTGTACGAAATCATGCGAAACACGCAAGCGACAATCGAAAGCATTATTCAAAAAGGCCAGGAACAGGGTGTCTTTCGAAACGATATTGCGCCGGATCAATTAGCCCTGCTTCTCATCGGGGCCCTTCGCCTCACGGTGACGCGCTGGCGGCTGTCTCAGTTTTCCTTCGACCTGAAAGAAGAGGGGGATCGGCTGTGGGATACCATTTTAAAAGTCATTAAAACTAATTGAGTTGTGAATATACGGCACTTCCAGTGCCTTTTTTTGTTGTGAAAAAGTGAGTAAATATTTACTATTCATCAAAGAATCAGGAGAGTTGCATGGAAAAGGTCTTAAATCGATTGCTCAAGTATCCCAAAACAATTTTGTTGGTGGTGCTGATTATTTCCATTGCCTTTTTTGCGATCATGAAGAAAAATTCGCGGATGGAGACCAATCTGGATAAATACATGCCCCAGAATCATCCGGCCTTCATTTACAGCAATCAGGCGGAAAAATGGTTCAATATTAAAGATGGCATCATTATCGCGTTTGAAAACAAAAATGGCATATTTAATCCCACGACGTTGCGAAAGGTCAAGGAACTGACCAAAAAGCTGCAACACATGAAGGAGATTAAGAAGAACGACGTCACATCGCTGTACACGGCAGACAACATTGTGGGGCAGGAAGGCAGCCTGGATGTGACGCGTTTTTACCGACGGGTTCCCACCGATTCAGCGGGCCTGGCCGCCCTGAAAAAGAAAGTTGAAAACAATGAGATGATTTTTGGGCGTCTGGTCTCCACCGATGAAACGGTTACAGTCATTGTGGCCCGGATTGATGACAATGTGTTTTCACAGGATTTTTACCATCGTATTTTAAAATTAGCCGGGGAATACGAAGGCCCCGAAAAGGTGTACGTTGCGGGCCGGCCGATCGTGGAAGGCACGATGGCCTACCTGGGGCCGCGTGATATGAAGCGGATGGTTCCGATTGTCATTCTGGTGATTATTCTGGTATTATATCTGGTTCTGCGCAATGTGAAAAGCACGCTCTTTACGCTTTTGGTGGTTTTGTTCAGTACGATCTGGGCGTTCGGGCTCATGGCAGCCCTCAATGTGCCCATTTACGCCGTGTCCACGATGATTCCCGTCATGTTGATTGCCATTGGGGTGGCGTATGGGGTGCACCTGTACAGTCATTTGTACTTGCACCTGCAGGAGCACCCGGACGCCACCCGGCAGGAA carries:
- a CDS encoding TetR/AcrR family transcriptional regulator, which codes for MFTKRQKDIIQSAIELIAQEGIQKLTIKNLSAKVGVTEGAIYRHFTSKLEILLGILSLFEKSTAELIGVIKKSPADPLKQLEMLFKEHFLQFKQNPAVASVIFSEELFLNERQLSEKVYEIMRNTQATIESIIQKGQEQGVFRNDIAPDQLALLLIGALRLTVTRWRLSQFSFDLKEEGDRLWDTILKVIKTN